A window of the Actinobacillus genomosp. 1 genome harbors these coding sequences:
- a CDS encoding DUF6978 family protein: MIDLTQQEADALLTLKKYYFETDILQFPDLGGTLRLVLHSLDKREEFNLDITRGKISLAKNTFQTRARKAIVLVRLDILGPPHRNPDGEEVECPHIHLYREGFGDKWAYPLPNELKGIGDMYELLDKFMDYCHIIGKPTIERGLFT; this comes from the coding sequence ATGATTGATTTAACACAACAAGAAGCCGATGCTTTATTAACATTGAAAAAATATTATTTTGAAACGGATATTCTCCAATTCCCTGATTTAGGTGGAACTTTAAGATTAGTTTTACATTCGTTGGATAAACGGGAAGAATTTAATTTGGATATAACCCGAGGGAAAATCTCTTTAGCGAAAAATACCTTCCAAACCAGAGCGAGAAAAGCCATTGTTTTGGTTAGATTAGATATTTTAGGTCCTCCACATCGTAATCCTGATGGAGAAGAAGTGGAATGTCCGCATATTCATTTATATCGGGAAGGGTTCGGCGACAAATGGGCGTATCCGTTGCCTAATGAGTTAAAAGGTATTGGAGATATGTATGAATTATTAGACAAATTTATGGATTATTGCCATATTATCGGCAAGCCGACGATTGAAAGAGGGTTATTCACGTGA
- a CDS encoding DUF1829 domain-containing protein, with translation MINEIQRLIDQYTLWLKDKTVLREINEDWIEITTPHLDRHNDCLQFYIRKENNGYVLSDDGYIINDLISSGCALDTPKRRELLKTTLAGFGVQLNGDELLLKATPDNFSLKKHNFLQAMLAVNDLFFLASPYVSSLFYEDVTQWLDLADIRYTPKVKFTGKSGYDHMFDFIVPKSRKQPERIIQAINSPKKDAAEAMVFKWLDTKDVRPAEAQLFAFLNDSANDVSHSVIDAFKNYDLTPVLWSQREEVRELLVA, from the coding sequence GTGATAAATGAAATTCAAAGATTGATTGATCAATATACCCTTTGGTTAAAAGACAAAACGGTATTACGTGAAATTAACGAAGACTGGATCGAAATAACAACGCCGCATTTAGATCGTCACAACGATTGTTTGCAATTTTATATCCGTAAAGAAAATAACGGCTATGTATTAAGTGATGACGGCTATATTATTAACGATCTTATCAGCTCAGGTTGTGCATTGGACACCCCTAAGCGAAGAGAACTACTAAAAACAACATTGGCAGGTTTTGGTGTACAACTCAACGGCGACGAATTATTACTAAAAGCGACACCTGACAATTTTTCCCTCAAGAAACATAATTTTTTACAGGCAATGTTGGCGGTAAACGATCTTTTCTTTTTGGCGTCGCCTTACGTTTCCAGTCTGTTTTATGAAGATGTCACACAATGGCTTGATTTGGCGGATATTCGTTATACGCCGAAAGTGAAATTTACAGGCAAAAGCGGTTATGACCATATGTTTGATTTTATTGTGCCGAAATCCCGCAAACAGCCGGAACGCATTATTCAAGCCATCAATAGTCCGAAAAAAGATGCTGCCGAAGCGATGGTGTTTAAATGGTTGGATACCAAAGACGTGAGACCAGCCGAGGCGCAACTGTTTGCTTTTTTAAATGACAGTGCGAATGATGTATCGCATTCTGTGATTGATGCTTTTAAGAATTATGATTTAACCCCTGTGCTGTGGTCACAGCGTGAAGAAGTTCGAGAGTTATTAGTAGCTTAA
- a CDS encoding restriction endonuclease subunit S gives MKNKVNVPELRFPEFQGDWEIKSLSSIGLFIRGITYSSDDVCQKGLLVLRSSNIQNETLILDKDLVFINKEVPSDLLVKKGDVVICMSNGSKILVGKNAEYKGDYPDLFTIGAFCSIFRTKSEYARLIFKTENYKNFVEMSISGGNINNLRHSALEKFYFPIPLNTLEQQKIADCLSSLDDLITAQTEKITTLQTYKKGLMQQLFPQERESVPKLRFREFEGDGEWEKKILSQIATINPSKEKFDDDMLVSFVPMASVSENGYLENYKVKTFQEVKKGFTYFQNEDIIFSKITPCFENGKAALLYGLKNGVGFGSTEFHVIRMNKNICSPNFLFSYLYSEKLIRDGKLSMTGSAGQQRVPVKFFEDYQVNLPSLKEQQKIADCISSLDEQIAKNNEKLTALLAHKKGLMQKLFPAVDEAN, from the coding sequence ATGAAAAATAAAGTAAATGTGCCTGAGTTGAGGTTTCCTGAGTTTCAAGGGGATTGGGAAATAAAATCATTAAGTTCTATAGGTTTATTTATTCGAGGTATAACGTATTCATCAGATGATGTTTGCCAAAAAGGATTGTTGGTTTTACGTTCTAGTAATATACAAAATGAGACTTTGATATTAGATAAAGATTTGGTTTTTATTAACAAAGAAGTTCCCTCAGATTTACTTGTAAAGAAAGGGGATGTTGTAATCTGTATGTCTAATGGTAGTAAGATTTTGGTAGGAAAAAATGCAGAATACAAAGGGGACTATCCAGATCTTTTTACTATTGGTGCGTTTTGTTCAATTTTTAGAACAAAATCTGAATATGCAAGGCTGATTTTCAAAACAGAAAATTATAAAAACTTTGTAGAAATGTCTATAAGCGGTGGAAATATAAATAATCTAAGACATTCTGCTCTAGAAAAATTTTATTTTCCTATACCTTTAAATACATTAGAACAACAAAAAATCGCCGATTGTCTTTCTTCTCTTGATGATTTAATCACAGCACAAACGGAAAAAATCACCACGTTACAAACCTATAAAAAAGGCTTAATGCAACAGCTTTTTCCGCAAGAAAGGGAAAGTGTGCCGAAGTTGAGGTTTAGGGAGTTTGAGGGAGATGGAGAGTGGGAGAAAAAAATACTTAGTCAGATTGCAACTATAAATCCATCTAAAGAAAAATTTGATGATGATATGCTAGTTAGTTTCGTACCAATGGCTTCCGTATCAGAAAATGGATATTTGGAAAATTATAAAGTTAAAACTTTCCAAGAAGTCAAAAAAGGATTCACATATTTCCAGAATGAAGACATTATTTTTTCCAAAATTACACCTTGTTTTGAAAATGGTAAAGCAGCTCTTCTTTACGGATTAAAAAATGGAGTTGGATTTGGTAGTACGGAATTTCATGTAATTCGTATGAATAAAAATATTTGTTCTCCAAATTTTTTATTTTCCTATTTGTATAGTGAAAAGTTAATACGAGATGGAAAATTATCTATGACGGGTTCAGCAGGACAACAGCGTGTACCTGTGAAATTTTTTGAGGATTATCAAGTGAATTTACCATCTCTTAAAGAACAACAAAAAATTGCCGATTGCATATCTTCTCTAGATGAACAAATTGCAAAAAATAATGAAAAATTGACCGCTCTTTTAGCGCATAAGAAAGGATTAATGCAGAAATTATTTCCTGCCGTTGATGAGGCAAATTAA
- a CDS encoding AAA family ATPase, with protein MSNELAFSDLHQVAQHLREKLEEKKYIVLFAYNGTGKTRLSMAFKNLGRHGDERDTLYFNAFTEDLFSWNNDLERDEKRVLCINQNSRFFDGLWELEMENRIRPLLQRYADFDFQINTVDWTIHFSRDNPTEEGTERFEDIKISRGEENIFIWCFFLAVAQLAIDQEDGSPYQWVKYIYVDDPISSLDDNNVIAVAGHLAQLLKNQTGKIKTVISSHHALFFNVVWNELNEKKKHLQPYFLSCNKSTQNYVLRYTGDTPFFHHVALLKQLYEAAETGKLFTYHFNILRSILEKTATFHGFKNFSACIQQQDDDPDGVVYARIVNVLSHGNYSLYEPQEMLEENKQYFKQILTNFMRNYRFNPELFSTENEKSNIK; from the coding sequence ATGAGTAATGAATTGGCTTTTTCCGATTTACATCAGGTTGCACAGCATTTACGTGAAAAATTAGAAGAGAAAAAATACATTGTGTTGTTTGCCTATAACGGCACAGGGAAAACTCGGTTATCCATGGCGTTTAAAAATCTCGGGCGTCACGGTGATGAGCGTGACACCTTGTATTTCAATGCGTTTACCGAGGATCTGTTTTCTTGGAATAACGATTTAGAGCGGGATGAAAAGCGGGTGTTGTGCATTAATCAGAATTCCCGTTTTTTTGATGGATTATGGGAACTGGAAATGGAAAACCGCATTCGTCCGCTATTGCAACGTTATGCGGATTTTGATTTTCAGATCAACACGGTGGACTGGACGATTCACTTCTCTCGGGATAATCCAACCGAGGAGGGGACTGAACGGTTTGAAGATATTAAAATTTCGCGCGGTGAGGAGAATATCTTTATTTGGTGCTTTTTCCTTGCCGTCGCACAACTGGCAATTGATCAAGAAGACGGCTCGCCTTATCAATGGGTAAAATATATTTATGTAGATGATCCGATTTCCTCTTTAGATGATAATAATGTCATTGCCGTTGCCGGTCATTTGGCACAATTGCTGAAAAACCAAACGGGAAAAATAAAAACGGTCATTTCTTCGCATCATGCCTTATTTTTTAATGTAGTTTGGAATGAATTAAACGAAAAGAAAAAGCACTTACAGCCCTATTTTCTCAGTTGCAATAAAAGCACGCAAAATTATGTGTTACGTTATACTGGAGATACCCCATTTTTCCATCATGTTGCCTTGCTGAAACAACTGTATGAAGCGGCTGAAACGGGCAAGTTGTTTACCTATCATTTCAATATATTGAGAAGTATTTTAGAAAAAACCGCAACTTTCCACGGCTTTAAGAATTTTTCCGCCTGTATTCAACAGCAAGACGACGACCCTGACGGCGTGGTTTATGCCCGAATAGTGAATGTGCTCAGTCATGGCAACTATTCATTGTATGAACCGCAGGAAATGTTGGAAGAAAACAAACAGTATTTCAAGCAGATACTGACGAATTTTATGCGCAATTATCGGTTTAACCCAGAATTGTTTTCGACAGAAAATGAGAAATCGAATATAAAGTGA